The following coding sequences are from one Shewanella putrefaciens window:
- a CDS encoding Trm112 family protein has protein sequence MAFDKKLLDIVACPVCKGKLEYDKTAQQLICKADKLAYPITEGIPVLLENRATPITETV, from the coding sequence ATGGCATTCGATAAAAAACTTCTGGATATAGTAGCTTGCCCTGTATGCAAGGGAAAACTTGAGTACGATAAAACTGCACAACAGTTGATCTGCAAAGCGGATAAATTGGCATACCCTATTACAGAAGGTATACCTGTACTATTGGAAAATCGTGCCACTCCAATAACAGAAACGGTGTAA
- a CDS encoding VOC family protein — protein MNHHHSINYLEIPSRDIASSKTFFNKVFGWCYVDYGPEYSCFMDAGITGGFYQADVDFTLLRGSPLIVLYSNDLESTQAAVIAAGGKITTGIFTFPGGRRFHFTEPCGNEYAVWSE, from the coding sequence ATGAACCATCATCACAGTATTAATTATCTGGAAATACCCAGCCGCGATATAGCGAGTTCTAAGACCTTCTTTAATAAGGTGTTTGGTTGGTGTTATGTGGATTACGGTCCAGAATATAGTTGCTTTATGGATGCAGGCATCACGGGCGGATTTTATCAAGCGGATGTTGATTTCACACTTTTACGTGGCAGCCCGCTGATTGTTTTGTATAGCAATGATTTAGAGAGTACCCAGGCTGCGGTTATCGCAGCGGGAGGAAAAATTACCACAGGGATATTTACTTTTCCTGGGGGGAGGCGATTCCATTTCACTGAACCCTGTGGCAATGAATATGCTGTCTGGTCAGAATGA
- the lpxK gene encoding tetraacyldisaccharide 4'-kinase has protein sequence MQTLVNKIWYQGHPLQWLLLPLSFVFGFITFVRRGLFQLGLKAQTILPVPVIVVGNITVGGSGKTPMVIYLIELLRAHGFNPGVISRGYGANIDGVKQVAYNASATDVGDEPAMIVARSGVPMVVGSKRVEAANVLIAEHGVDVIICDDGLQHYALGRDIELVVIDGQRRLGNEYLLPAGPLREGPWRLKDVDFVVINGGNADVGQFEMQLAPTQVKAVDGNIITTDFDKSQPLVAIAGIGNPTRFFDSLQAQGYQVVLSHGFDDHQAYDKKQLCDLAKDLPLMMTEKDAVKCRDFAQENWWYLAVNAKLSPQFDEQLLSRLHEVVAAKQGNSHGIR, from the coding sequence ATGCAAACGCTCGTTAATAAAATTTGGTATCAGGGCCATCCATTACAATGGCTGTTACTGCCTTTATCCTTTGTATTTGGATTCATCACCTTTGTGCGCCGAGGTTTATTCCAATTAGGGTTAAAAGCGCAAACCATACTCCCTGTTCCTGTGATTGTGGTCGGTAATATTACGGTAGGCGGAAGTGGTAAAACGCCAATGGTCATTTATCTGATCGAGTTATTACGTGCACATGGTTTTAATCCTGGTGTGATAAGCCGTGGTTATGGTGCGAATATTGATGGTGTTAAGCAGGTTGCCTATAACGCAAGTGCCACCGATGTAGGTGATGAACCTGCGATGATTGTTGCACGCTCTGGTGTTCCTATGGTTGTCGGTTCTAAGCGTGTAGAGGCTGCAAATGTCCTTATCGCTGAGCATGGCGTTGATGTGATCATTTGTGATGATGGTTTACAACATTACGCACTTGGACGGGATATTGAACTTGTCGTCATTGATGGCCAACGCCGTCTAGGAAATGAGTATTTACTACCTGCAGGGCCCTTAAGGGAAGGGCCTTGGCGGCTTAAAGACGTTGACTTTGTGGTTATTAATGGCGGCAATGCAGATGTGGGGCAATTTGAAATGCAACTGGCACCGACACAGGTAAAAGCGGTGGATGGTAATATCATCACCACTGACTTTGATAAATCACAGCCTCTTGTCGCTATAGCTGGTATTGGTAATCCCACTCGTTTCTTCGATTCGTTACAAGCGCAAGGCTATCAAGTGGTGTTATCCCACGGGTTTGATGACCATCAAGCCTACGATAAAAAACAATTATGTGATTTGGCAAAAGACCTTCCGCTGATGATGACCGAAAAAGATGCGGTTAAATGTCGCGATTTTGCACAAGAAAACTGGTGGTATTTGGCGGTCAATGCCAAGCTATCGCCACAATTTGATGAGCAGCTATTAAGCCGTCTTCACGAGGTGGTTGCTGCTAAACAAGGAAACTCTCATGGCATTCGATAA
- a CDS encoding DUF748 domain-containing protein: MHSPLSTLKKSFFKRPRYQRVLVYLTMLYCCYVATLGLIIPFGMVSFAPERLSQLLGRQVIIDDIRINPFTFKVNIDGLTINEKDEKTFVSSKGIQLQLNFWQSIFKRALVIENLHLQEPNIHIHRFQTQDKAAFNFDDILITLNENIAPTTQHQSNEQTKPLRILLSLFTLDAGKFSFDDNITQANINYPSINIKVSQLDTDYIMTTTTSALKDTLASSLETLKREPTPEASPSASTEIVSSNVINNHFAMQFKDVHEGEISLEGQFQLFPFMLDGDIQIAKLKLSTVWQFIDDHFDITLKNGEISAKSHYRVDLPDNGSLQVMTNRGQVILEKLNVTNQDTPVLTLPLLAIDGIAADLQRQKININQIHSDGLSLNVILDEQGVDLAKLLTPKSMAQSQTSTAKKANDPTQAPNEETNKEDLATSPTLANTADRQHTSEQLTPSWLVQLDKLTLENYDVNFSEQKLTPSPQQWRIYPLNFATKTIVSDLKAPIEYELSFAINDKGSFASQGQVDLTSESIDAKLQMDKLALAQFQPYLAPYVNIKLKSGLLSSQGQVNADAKGQAIYRGSVELDDLNVLDNLRNAPLVKWQKMHINQLDFDQQKNQIKIDHLALNQPYAKIVIAKDRSTNISNLIVETSADNTLVVKTPPNVTVPETGNSDIKNTGNQTRESVTHDKPELSLDIQKISFSQGSAYFADNSLTPNFASGIELLDGHISHLSSTPGTKASVDIKGKIDKYAPVTLKGDINPLLDMPYLDLDLVFKSVELTSVNPYSGTYAGYYIDKGQLSLALNYKLERNQLKGTNHLVIDQLKLGKPSNSDLATSLPITLAIALLQDRNGVIDLGMEVSGDLDSPSFSVGSIIMTAITNVITKAVTAPFSFLANLVGSNETLDKISFSEGSVILDSKAQANLDKLANALIDRPMLKLSIEGEVDAINDSQAIAERMMKRKLAKLANIPFNELPTDLSPSQFPTKGALAEALVKLYEQEVKADPQLVKDTVLNDTKETSLSAEDILTRWHIALYNLSVKAQNVTNGMLGDLAQERAKTVKAYLVDAKDISPERIFLLESRVTLNPNAAQVNMTIDVK; encoded by the coding sequence ATGCATTCCCCGCTTTCGACCTTAAAAAAATCTTTCTTTAAACGCCCAAGATACCAACGGGTGCTCGTTTATCTCACGATGCTCTATTGTTGTTATGTGGCGACCTTAGGGCTCATTATTCCTTTCGGTATGGTGTCTTTCGCACCTGAAAGACTCTCTCAATTGCTAGGCCGTCAAGTGATAATTGATGACATTCGTATAAATCCATTCACATTTAAAGTAAACATTGACGGGCTGACTATTAACGAAAAAGATGAAAAAACCTTTGTCTCCAGTAAAGGGATCCAGCTCCAACTTAACTTTTGGCAATCTATTTTTAAAAGGGCGCTGGTTATTGAAAATCTTCATCTACAAGAACCCAATATTCATATCCACCGTTTTCAAACACAAGATAAAGCAGCATTTAATTTTGACGATATATTGATAACCCTTAACGAAAATATCGCCCCCACAACGCAACATCAGTCCAATGAGCAAACTAAACCGCTGCGAATATTACTCAGCCTATTTACCTTAGATGCTGGTAAGTTTAGTTTCGATGACAATATCACCCAAGCAAACATCAATTACCCAAGCATTAATATTAAAGTCAGTCAATTAGATACTGACTATATAATGACAACAACGACATCAGCGTTGAAAGATACGTTAGCGTCCTCGCTCGAAACACTAAAAAGAGAACCCACTCCAGAGGCCAGTCCTTCTGCCTCGACAGAAATAGTCTCCTCAAATGTCATCAATAATCACTTTGCAATGCAATTTAAGGATGTCCATGAAGGAGAAATAAGCCTAGAAGGGCAATTTCAACTCTTCCCGTTTATGCTCGACGGTGATATCCAAATCGCAAAGTTAAAACTCAGTACAGTGTGGCAATTTATCGATGACCACTTTGATATTACGCTTAAAAATGGCGAAATAAGTGCAAAGTCACATTATCGGGTTGATCTACCTGATAATGGCTCTCTACAAGTCATGACTAATCGTGGACAAGTGATCCTTGAGAAGCTCAATGTGACAAACCAAGACACTCCAGTCCTGACGCTTCCTCTACTGGCAATAGATGGCATTGCAGCCGATCTGCAACGGCAAAAAATTAATATCAACCAAATACATAGTGATGGATTATCCCTCAATGTGATCCTCGATGAACAAGGTGTTGATCTTGCAAAACTCCTAACCCCAAAATCGATGGCACAATCTCAAACGTCTACGGCTAAAAAGGCTAATGATCCCACTCAGGCACCAAATGAAGAAACTAATAAAGAAGATTTGGCGACATCTCCAACCTTAGCAAACACTGCGGATAGACAGCACACAAGTGAACAACTCACGCCCTCATGGTTAGTCCAACTCGATAAGCTCACCCTTGAAAACTATGATGTTAATTTCAGTGAACAAAAACTCACGCCTTCACCTCAACAATGGCGCATATACCCACTCAATTTTGCCACTAAGACCATAGTGAGTGACTTAAAAGCACCTATCGAATATGAACTATCCTTTGCTATCAATGATAAAGGGAGTTTCGCATCACAAGGGCAAGTTGATCTAACCAGTGAGTCCATTGATGCCAAATTGCAAATGGATAAACTGGCATTAGCGCAATTTCAACCTTATTTAGCGCCCTATGTAAATATCAAGCTTAAAAGTGGCCTCTTGAGTTCACAGGGACAGGTAAATGCCGATGCTAAAGGCCAAGCAATTTATCGCGGCAGTGTCGAGCTGGATGACTTGAATGTGCTAGATAATTTACGCAATGCGCCATTAGTTAAATGGCAAAAAATGCATATTAATCAGCTAGATTTTGACCAGCAAAAGAATCAAATAAAAATTGACCATCTCGCCCTTAATCAGCCCTACGCTAAAATTGTTATTGCCAAGGATAGAAGTACAAATATCAGCAATCTGATTGTTGAAACGTCCGCTGATAACACTTTGGTCGTAAAAACACCGCCTAATGTTACCGTCCCCGAAACGGGAAATTCTGACATTAAAAATACGGGTAACCAAACTCGTGAAAGTGTTACCCACGACAAACCTGAGTTAAGTTTAGACATTCAAAAAATCAGCTTTAGTCAAGGCTCAGCCTATTTTGCCGATAATTCTTTAACGCCCAATTTTGCTTCTGGCATTGAACTGCTTGATGGGCATATAAGTCATCTATCTTCAACTCCAGGAACAAAAGCTTCTGTTGATATCAAAGGTAAAATTGATAAATATGCCCCCGTGACCCTAAAAGGGGATATTAACCCCCTGTTGGATATGCCCTATCTTGATCTCGATCTCGTATTTAAGAGTGTTGAACTCACATCCGTGAATCCCTATTCAGGAACCTATGCAGGTTATTATATTGATAAAGGTCAACTCTCCCTCGCGCTCAATTATAAACTTGAGCGTAACCAGCTAAAAGGCACGAATCACTTAGTCATAGATCAACTAAAACTCGGCAAGCCCAGTAATAGTGACTTAGCCACAAGTCTCCCCATTACGTTAGCCATTGCATTATTGCAAGACCGTAACGGCGTTATCGATCTCGGTATGGAAGTTTCAGGAGATTTAGATTCTCCCAGTTTTAGCGTGGGAAGTATTATCATGACAGCCATCACTAACGTGATCACTAAAGCCGTTACCGCACCATTCTCATTCCTCGCGAATTTAGTCGGCTCAAATGAAACTTTAGATAAAATTAGCTTCAGTGAAGGAAGCGTTATCCTCGATAGCAAAGCACAAGCAAACTTGGATAAACTTGCCAATGCGTTAATCGATAGACCTATGCTCAAACTGAGCATTGAAGGTGAAGTTGATGCGATTAACGATAGCCAAGCAATTGCTGAACGTATGATGAAGCGTAAATTAGCTAAACTTGCAAATATTCCTTTTAATGAACTCCCTACAGACTTAAGCCCAAGCCAATTCCCAACAAAAGGAGCACTCGCAGAAGCCTTGGTAAAACTGTACGAACAGGAAGTAAAAGCAGATCCGCAATTAGTAAAAGACACAGTACTGAATGATACAAAAGAGACATCATTATCGGCTGAAGATATACTGACTCGTTGGCATATCGCCCTCTATAACTTGTCAGTTAAAGCTCAAAATGTCACCAATGGCATGCTAGGGGATCTCGCTCAAGAAAGGGCCAAAACAGTGAAAGCTTATCTAGTCGATGCCAAAGATATTTCACCAGAGCGAATTTTTTTACTTGAAAGTCGAGTCACACTGAACCCAAACGCTGCCCAAGTGAATATGACGATTGATGTAAAATAA
- the msbA gene encoding lipid A export permease/ATP-binding protein MsbA → MTASPNNEMWVVFKRLLGYLKPMKGMFLLSVAGLIVYGVVDAAFIAFIGPFIDKGFSSGAPTAISSSIALPNNQGFHANNDVLMMAPLVVILMFSLRGLANFISTYGISYMSARLIMDMRQQVFEHYLSLPVSYMDKENTGNLISKVTFDTEQIARASGSALISIVRDSVTVMGMLVLMFYNSWKLSLCILVIGPLMGLVMTMVSRRFRKVSKQIQTAMGGVSATTEQMIKGHKNVLAFGGQETEIARFAKVNDKNRNQNMKLAVAQAISQPVIMVIGSFALAFVLYAASLDSMKTDLTAGTFATILGAMMAMLQPIKNLTRVNAEFQRGIAACTTVFELLDTLPESDTGTYTVKRAQGNLRFDEVCFSYEGQERRALDHVSFEVKQGQTLALVGRSGSGKSTIASLVTRFYTGLESGDILLDDVSIYDYSLKSLRNQVALVSQQVTLFNDTIANNIAYAYPGEVTRGQIIEAATLAHAMEFIDQLPEGLDTQIGENGVLLSGGQRQRIAIARAMLRDAPVLILDEATSALDTESEKAIQKGLDNLRQNRTSVVIAHRLSTIESADQILVVDQGRIVERGTHKSLLEMGGMYAKLYQMQFGN, encoded by the coding sequence ATGACAGCATCTCCTAATAACGAAATGTGGGTAGTTTTCAAACGATTACTGGGCTATCTCAAACCAATGAAAGGCATGTTTTTGCTTTCCGTTGCCGGGCTTATTGTTTATGGGGTCGTCGATGCGGCCTTCATCGCTTTTATCGGCCCCTTTATCGATAAAGGATTTTCAAGTGGTGCCCCTACTGCAATCAGTAGCAGCATTGCCTTGCCGAATAACCAAGGGTTTCATGCCAACAATGATGTGTTAATGATGGCACCACTTGTGGTTATCTTAATGTTTTCCCTACGAGGTCTTGCCAACTTTATTTCAACCTATGGCATCTCTTATATGAGTGCTCGTTTGATCATGGATATGCGTCAGCAAGTGTTTGAGCATTATCTCAGCCTACCCGTAAGCTACATGGATAAAGAAAATACGGGAAATTTAATATCTAAAGTCACCTTTGATACTGAACAGATTGCAAGGGCATCTGGTAGTGCATTGATTTCTATTGTAAGAGACAGTGTTACTGTGATGGGGATGTTAGTACTCATGTTCTACAATTCGTGGAAGCTATCCCTTTGTATCTTGGTGATTGGCCCGCTTATGGGGTTGGTCATGACTATGGTCAGTCGCCGTTTCCGTAAGGTTTCTAAGCAAATTCAAACAGCTATGGGAGGGGTGAGTGCGACCACAGAGCAGATGATTAAAGGCCATAAAAACGTTTTAGCCTTTGGTGGACAAGAAACTGAAATTGCTCGTTTTGCAAAGGTGAATGATAAAAATCGTAATCAAAATATGAAATTAGCCGTAGCTCAAGCGATAAGTCAACCTGTGATTATGGTGATTGGTTCTTTCGCTTTAGCATTTGTACTGTATGCCGCCAGTTTAGACAGTATGAAAACGGATCTTACCGCTGGGACATTTGCCACTATTTTGGGTGCGATGATGGCCATGTTACAGCCCATCAAAAACTTAACCCGCGTGAATGCTGAGTTTCAGCGTGGTATTGCTGCTTGTACCACAGTGTTTGAATTATTAGATACTTTACCTGAATCCGATACAGGAACTTACACTGTTAAACGGGCTCAAGGTAATTTACGTTTTGATGAGGTTTGTTTTAGCTATGAAGGCCAAGAACGCCGAGCCCTCGATCATGTCAGCTTTGAGGTTAAACAAGGCCAAACTTTGGCATTAGTAGGGCGTTCAGGCTCGGGTAAATCAACCATTGCAAGTTTGGTGACGCGTTTCTACACAGGGTTAGAGTCTGGCGATATTTTGCTCGATGATGTGAGTATTTATGATTACTCGTTGAAATCACTACGTAATCAAGTGGCTCTTGTCTCTCAACAAGTGACTTTGTTTAACGATACTATTGCTAACAATATTGCTTACGCATATCCAGGTGAAGTGACCCGTGGGCAAATCATTGAGGCGGCAACACTTGCCCATGCGATGGAGTTTATCGATCAGCTTCCTGAGGGATTGGATACACAAATCGGGGAGAATGGCGTGCTGTTGTCTGGTGGACAAAGGCAGCGTATTGCCATCGCACGCGCTATGTTGCGTGATGCACCTGTGCTTATCCTGGATGAAGCGACTTCAGCGCTTGACACTGAGTCTGAGAAAGCGATCCAAAAGGGACTTGATAATTTGCGTCAAAACCGCACTTCAGTGGTTATTGCTCACCGATTATCAACCATTGAAAGTGCAGATCAGATCCTCGTGGTAGACCAAGGTCGTATTGTTGAGCGAGGCACCCACAAATCCTTACTGGAAATGGGTGGTATGTATGCCAAGCTGTATCAAATGCAATTTGGTAACTAG
- a CDS encoding glutathione S-transferase N-terminal domain-containing protein, translating into MFIIRWILGRIILFLNVVFAPNKRQRPQEEQQKIDAETQAMALYQYPACPFCVKVRRAMLRQGLNIQTLDAKKSPHKDELMTQGGKQQVPCLRIEENGQVQWLYESKDIINYLEQRFA; encoded by the coding sequence ATGTTCATTATTCGCTGGATTTTAGGCCGGATTATTTTGTTTCTAAACGTTGTTTTTGCACCTAATAAGCGACAACGTCCGCAGGAGGAGCAACAAAAAATTGATGCAGAAACCCAAGCTATGGCACTTTATCAATATCCTGCCTGCCCATTTTGCGTAAAAGTACGCAGAGCAATGCTTAGACAAGGGCTGAATATTCAAACACTTGATGCGAAAAAATCTCCCCATAAGGATGAGTTAATGACTCAAGGTGGCAAACAGCAAGTACCTTGCTTAAGAATCGAAGAAAATGGTCAAGTGCAATGGTTGTACGAATCTAAAGATATTATCAATTACTTAGAACAACGTTTTGCATAA
- a CDS encoding VOC family protein, which yields MDSAFNTAGALSWHELTTINTKEAMLFYGEIFGWQFRTVRTPHGKYHIIENQGSSIGGITENLIPAFPSHWTGYITVADVDLVAINAKKLGGDILFGPEDIPGVGRFCWIKDPQGAIIAAISYTTA from the coding sequence ATGGACTCTGCGTTCAACACTGCTGGAGCCTTAAGCTGGCACGAACTCACTACCATAAACACCAAAGAAGCAATGCTTTTCTATGGTGAAATATTTGGCTGGCAATTTAGAACTGTCAGGACACCCCATGGAAAATACCACATTATTGAAAACCAAGGTTCAAGTATTGGAGGTATTACTGAAAACTTAATTCCAGCATTTCCTTCCCATTGGACAGGCTATATTACGGTTGCAGATGTCGATCTCGTCGCCATAAATGCTAAAAAACTGGGGGGCGATATTCTCTTCGGGCCTGAAGATATTCCGGGCGTAGGTCGATTTTGTTGGATTAAAGATCCACAGGGCGCCATTATTGCAGCAATAAGCTACACCACCGCCTAA
- a CDS encoding energy-coupling factor ABC transporter permease, which produces MWEFWSGQLAQIEWSMSLVQVIALALLVLWVYIIWPKEELQQVAKDKGLQRRLLLTLVVINALWLLNASIQLSLHLHFLGIVTCLLLFGWRLATVSLLLPCAFFSLFVLKQPGVFGAFGLFAIAIPLFLSFMLYSRSYHLFPKHIFVFIFVGAFINAGLSTVFHQFSWAIWLWFSADYNWELLVDNYLILIPLLAFPEALLNGMAVTLLVVYQPQWLFDYSDREYLWRK; this is translated from the coding sequence ATGTGGGAGTTTTGGTCTGGTCAACTAGCGCAAATTGAATGGAGTATGAGTTTAGTCCAAGTGATCGCTTTAGCGCTGTTGGTACTCTGGGTTTATATTATTTGGCCGAAGGAAGAGTTACAGCAAGTTGCGAAGGATAAGGGGCTACAGCGGCGATTGCTACTGACGTTGGTCGTCATCAATGCACTATGGCTTTTAAATGCCAGTATCCAGCTCAGTTTGCATTTGCATTTCTTAGGGATAGTGACCTGCTTATTGCTGTTCGGTTGGCGGTTAGCCACAGTCAGTTTGCTATTGCCTTGTGCATTTTTCAGTCTTTTTGTCCTAAAACAACCGGGTGTATTTGGCGCATTTGGTTTATTTGCTATAGCGATACCACTGTTTTTATCTTTCATGTTGTATAGCCGCAGCTACCATCTTTTTCCCAAACATATCTTTGTTTTTATCTTTGTCGGTGCCTTTATTAATGCGGGATTATCAACGGTATTTCACCAGTTTAGTTGGGCAATTTGGTTGTGGTTTTCAGCAGATTATAACTGGGAGTTATTAGTTGATAACTACTTAATTTTAATACCATTGCTGGCTTTTCCTGAAGCATTGTTAAATGGGATGGCTGTTACACTGCTGGTGGTGTACCAACCCCAGTGGTTATTTGATTATTCGGATCGCGAATATTTATGGCGAAAATAA
- a CDS encoding DUF1289 domain-containing protein — MNMLSGQNDPLSNPCVRNCCLNEQDVCLGCFRHLDEILAWRSMSEEERCGCYVKMAERRGIQQAKWTSQK, encoded by the coding sequence ATGAATATGCTGTCTGGTCAGAATGATCCGCTTTCAAACCCTTGTGTCAGGAACTGTTGTTTAAATGAGCAGGATGTTTGCTTGGGGTGTTTTCGACATCTCGATGAAATTTTAGCTTGGCGGTCGATGTCAGAAGAGGAACGTTGTGGTTGCTATGTAAAGATGGCAGAACGCAGGGGAATTCAGCAGGCCAAATGGACGAGTCAAAAATAG
- the cdd gene encoding cytidine deaminase — protein sequence MQDRFIRSITQLPLPLADALIPLLHQNFAGHIDAMQLAKLTLASKMTEAEVLLALLPIAAALAKPPISEFYVGAIAKGKSGDIYMGANLELPGEALFHSVHAEQSAISHAWLSGESQIVDIIVNASPCGHCRQFMNELVDGANITIHLPAQESHSLAYYLPYAFGPKDLNVVSPLLAKQQTEFVLDSSDPMIIEGLDHAGLSYAPYTQSFAAVALETHDGATYCGRYAENAAFNPSMLPMQMALSNLTRHNREFSDIRRAVLIESSQGKISLVGATMDALHTIAAVELEHIVVDPV from the coding sequence ATGCAAGATAGATTCATTCGTAGCATAACCCAGCTGCCGCTGCCGTTAGCTGATGCACTTATTCCCCTATTACATCAAAACTTTGCAGGCCACATTGATGCAATGCAACTTGCCAAATTAACCCTCGCCAGCAAAATGACTGAGGCAGAGGTACTACTCGCACTATTACCTATTGCTGCAGCACTGGCAAAGCCGCCAATAAGCGAGTTTTATGTAGGCGCAATCGCCAAGGGGAAAAGTGGTGATATTTACATGGGAGCAAACTTAGAACTTCCCGGTGAGGCCTTATTCCATTCCGTACATGCAGAGCAAAGTGCGATTAGTCATGCTTGGTTAAGTGGTGAGAGTCAAATTGTTGATATAATTGTCAATGCTAGCCCCTGTGGTCATTGTCGGCAATTTATGAATGAGCTGGTTGATGGCGCCAACATTACAATTCATCTACCTGCACAGGAAAGCCATTCACTTGCTTATTATCTCCCCTATGCATTTGGTCCGAAAGATTTAAATGTCGTCTCACCGCTGCTTGCAAAACAGCAAACTGAGTTTGTGCTAGATAGCAGTGACCCCATGATTATTGAAGGTTTAGATCATGCTGGTTTAAGTTATGCCCCGTATACTCAAAGCTTTGCCGCTGTGGCACTAGAAACCCATGATGGCGCGACCTACTGCGGACGCTATGCCGAAAATGCGGCCTTTAATCCTTCAATGTTGCCGATGCAAATGGCACTGTCAAATTTAACTCGGCACAACCGAGAATTTAGCGACATTCGTCGTGCAGTATTGATTGAATCATCTCAGGGGAAAATCAGTTTAGTTGGAGCAACGATGGATGCGCTACATACAATAGCGGCTGTTGAACTAGAACATATTGTTGTCGATCCCGTCTAA